The Atribacter laminatus genome contains the following window.
AGCTTTTACAGCTTCTTTCAGATCGTCTCGCTGCCAAACATTTCTACCGAACACAATGCCACAGGCTCCTGCTTTAATTGTTTTTTTAACACCTTCAATCACGCATTTGAAATCAGGATGAGTTTGACCTCCTAAAACTGTTACAGGAACTGGTGACCATTGAATCATTTGTGCCATTTCTTCATAGGTTCCCAATGAAGGTAATTTCAAAATATCTGCTCCCAACTCTACAGCTATCCGCATCATATCTCGAAGTACTTGTATGCTCCCGAGCTCTTCTTTAGTTGAAGTTATGCCCCATAGTACCGTTTCTAACATCACGGGTAATCCGAAACAACGATGTGCTTTTTGTATTGCAGCGGCTACGATTTCCAGGTTGTATGCATAAAGTTTCAGGTCACGCTGACCAAAAACCAAGATCATTTTTATGGCGTCCGCACCAAGTTGTATTGCATCCTCTATTTCTAAAATCTTACGATATTCTTCTGCTTCCGCTTTTCTACCTGGAACGGTTGTAGATATAAAATAGTCAGCAGCTAGTATGACTCCAGGATCATTCCTACGTTTCCAGAATTTACATACACGTCTAAATAAGCCTGGATTAAGTAACAAAGCATCAATTCCCGATTGTAAAAGTTCTTCAGTTTTTGCCATTGGATCCTCAAGACCCTTAGGAACACCCTCGATTCCGTGGTCGATTGCAATAATTACTGATTTACCAGTATCAGCATTAAACAGTCTGCTCATCCGAAGTTTAATCCCTGCATCCATTCACTTATTGACCCCCTTTTGACACGTTGTATTATTGTTTATTCATTTGAAGAATGACTTTCATGGCTTGTCCACTCATTATTAATTTATAGGCATTATGTATCTCGTTCATTGGAAAACGATGTGAAATTAATTGGTTCACAGAGATTTTTCCTTCGGATATCCACTCAGTAGCGATTCGATATAAATCTTTCTCTTCTTTTCCGCCTACACCAATCCACTCGCTACCTATAACCGATATTTCTTTATAATGGATCCAATTTGGGTCTATATTTATGGTTTGCCCAGCACCACCACCACCAAAAAGCACAACTCTTCCGCGCTCTCCAACCAGCTTTATACATGATTCTATAACATGGGGTATTCCCACTGTAGCAAGGCACACATCGGCTCTTCGACCATTTGTCCAAGCTAAAACTGAATTCTCTATTGAATCAGAATTAGGATCAATAACCACTTCAGCTCCAAATTCATGGGCAAAATTACGTCTTATTTTGACTGGTTCTATCGCCATAACATTGCCTCCAGAGCGTGCGGCTACCGCTATTATGCTTAGCCCCATCGGGCCAGCTCCCACAACAACCACTTTGTCTCCCGCTATAACTTTGGCACGCTCTCTAACCGCATGAAGGCAATCTGCAAGAGGCTCAACAAAAGTTCCTTCTTCGTAACTGACATTATCTGGCAATTGTTGAGTATATTTAAGGTTTGAAGCTGTAATCTTGGCAAATTCTGCATATCCGCCTTCACCTTCTGCAACTATACGCGAACCAACCTTGAAATCCTCAACCTTAGATCCAACTTCAACAATATCTCCTGTCCATTCATGGCCAGGATTTACTGGGAAAGGAATTGGTTTATAGTTAGGCGTTGTAAATTTTCTTATTTCAGTTGGACATATTCCACATGCACGAACCCTTACGAGGATTTCATCAGGTTCGATAATTGGAATAGGTGATTCGACTATTCGTAAGTCTTTTATTCCAAAAAGCTTTACTTCCTTCATGGTCACTTCAAAACCACTCCTCAAAAAATTAATTGGTTTTTAATTATTAAATATTTTGAGCTAGAAGACCCAAGTATTTCATAAACAGACCATAAGAATGATCATAAATATCCGCCATATTTTTTTGAACTCTTATTGTTTTTTGGTAAGTTACCCATTTTTTTAAGTTTTCAGACGAAAATATTCCCACAGCTTTTCCAGCTAAAAATGCTGATCCGATTGGGGCTTGTACTGATCCAGAAATAAGTTTTTGCTCACGTCGACATACGTTGGTAACTATTTGTGTCCAAAGTTCGCTCTTACTGCCCCCACCTCCAGCAACAATCTCATAATCCTTAAGCAATCCTGCTTTTTCTAGTTTAGAAAGACTATAGCGTAGAGCAAATGCCATTCCTTCCAGTGATGCGCGGTATAAATGTCCAAAGGTATGGCTTTGATTGATTCCTAGGATCGCACCAAACATGTTAGGATTTACTTCAGGGCTTCTCTGTCCAGTCAAATAGGGGATGATTATCAAATCATTACTACCAGGCTTAACAAGCATAGCTTCATTTTCTAATAAATCATAATCAGGTACACGATCATTCCAATTGAGAACATTTCTCAACCATTCGATTAATGCACATCCAGTTCCGAGTACACTACTTACAAAATAATTATCTGGTTCTAACCCTGGTGTTAATATGAAACCCGAAGAAACATATGGTTTCCGTACCGAGGACATCGTCACCAAAGAAGAACCATACAAAAGTACGAGGGATCCATCTTCTATGACTCCTGTGCTTACCATTTCAGCTGCTGCATCCCCAACGCCAGCAATAACAGGAGTTCCTTCTGGTAAACCTGTTTCACGAGCGGCATCACTTATTACGGTACCAACCAATTCTGTAGACCAACGCAATTGTGGAAGTAAGGAGAAGTCAATGCCCATTCTGTTGAGAGCATCGACATCCCACTTACAATTACTAAAATCATACCCATAGCCGCCATCACCAGCAGAGAAGTGATCCCAACAAGCCACTCCAGTTAAACGCAAAACAACATAACCATTTGTCCCTAAGAACCATTTTGTTCTTTTGTATAACTGAGGTTCATGACGCATTAACCACAACATTTTTGGCCCAATACATTGAGTGGATAAAACATTGCCACTACTTTCTAAGATTTCCTTTGGACCAACTTTTGAATTAATCTCATTGATTTCTTCAATAGCACGGCGATCAATACTATAGAGAATTCCTGGACGAAGTGGTTTTCCGTTGTAATCTACGGGTAACAGTGTAGGGCATGTTCCGCTAACACCTATACCGGCAATTTTCGATCGCTTAGGAGCTTGAGACATAAGAGAACGCACAACAGCTACAAAACCACCCCACCAAACTTGATCGGCGTCCTGTTCCGCCCAAGTCGGTTGAGGTCTATTTACACTATGGAATACAAGATGAGATGCAATTATTCTTCCACTTTCGTCAACCAAGACTCCCTTGGTTGACGATGTGCCTATGTCTACTCCAATCAGAAGCAAGTGCCCAATCCTCCCTTATAAATGTGAAATAATATATTCAGTTAGCGTGAGCCGGTATCGCCTTTTCAACAAATCGCTGACGGAGTAATTGGAGATCGCCAACCACAGGGGTTCCCCATTTTTTTCCCGTATAAGCTCCGGGTTTATGATCAAAAATTGTGCCATATTGGAAAATTGCAATCCCAGGTGTATTAACTTCACGAGCAATATCAATTAGTTTGGCTACATAATTCATATCTGGTGCTTTTGATAGAAAATTAATATTTTCTCCCGCTAAAGGATGTGGTATGCCAAGTGCAGATATCCCTGGATACAATTTAGTTCTTTCGGGTATTGAAGCTCGGAGTCTTTCAATTGTTTGTCTATAATATTCTGGTGAGTACCAATAAACCATTGGACACACGAAATCAAGAAACTTCGAGAATCCAATCCAGTCACAGTAAACTTGGCTTGGAGCAGTTCTAGGATTTGGGAATACTGCAGCAGATAATTTAACATTAATTGAATTAGCTTTAACCACATTATGAAGGTATTCCACAGTATCATGAACATTCTGGTTGTAATAATTAATTACCGATCCAGCCCTATCTAAAGCAGTTGCCAAAGCCTCAGGATCCAAGGAGTCAAAACCTTTAGCATTAAGCAAATCAACCGTCTGGTCCATGGTTAGGTTGAATCGCTCTTTAATGTTTTTCCTGCAGTTGTCACAGAAACATACTGAACGAGGATAACGAATGAAGTCAATATTAATTCCATCAACTGGGTACTTTTCGATGACTTCCTGAACGAGTGAACCAAGATATTCACGATATCCCAAATGACTTGCACAAACGAACTCGCTACGACGTCCTTTTCTATCTACGACAGCCCATTCAGGGTGCTGGGCTAATTGAGGTAATTTGCCCCTTACGGCTTTTGCCCCAATATCACCCTCGGTAAATATTGAAAAATAAGCGTGAACCTCAATTCCAACATCATGTGACATCTTAATTACATCACCAAAGCTGTCGTAATCATAACAGGCTTCATGACTTAAACCGATTTCGCTAGGATACCATAACGCAGGAGCGGTGTTTGCCATACGAGCTTTTACAAGCCAGAGGAGCATATTTACTCCCAAGTATTTTGAGTCATCAACAATCTGCTTTACGCCTTTAGCATTAAAGCCTCCTTTTAAAATTTCATCTTGCTGTGTTTCAACCCATAAAGCTCGTCCTTCTTTAAGTGACATAAAATTTCCATCTCCTTTCAAAATAATTAGTCGTAAAAATATTCTTAGGTGAGATAATTTTACTTAATGGCCAGTCTTTTATCCCAATTAAAATCATTCCAATTCACTTGTGTTTATTTAAAGAAATCTATTAATATGAAAACTAATAACATCACTACGGTGAAATGTACGAGAATACCAAATAGGTCGTCCGTTCTGAGTATAATAAGTA
Protein-coding sequences here:
- a CDS encoding class I fructose-bisphosphate aldolase, yielding MDAGIKLRMSRLFNADTGKSVIIAIDHGIEGVPKGLEDPMAKTEELLQSGIDALLLNPGLFRRVCKFWKRRNDPGVILAADYFISTTVPGRKAEAEEYRKILEIEDAIQLGADAIKMILVFGQRDLKLYAYNLEIVAAAIQKAHRCFGLPVMLETVLWGITSTKEELGSIQVLRDMMRIAVELGADILKLPSLGTYEEMAQMIQWSPVPVTVLGGQTHPDFKCVIEGVKKTIKAGACGIVFGRNVWQRDDLKEAVKALQIAVHSS
- a CDS encoding zinc-binding dehydrogenase yields the protein MKEVKLFGIKDLRIVESPIPIIEPDEILVRVRACGICPTEIRKFTTPNYKPIPFPVNPGHEWTGDIVEVGSKVEDFKVGSRIVAEGEGGYAEFAKITASNLKYTQQLPDNVSYEEGTFVEPLADCLHAVRERAKVIAGDKVVVVGAGPMGLSIIAVAARSGGNVMAIEPVKIRRNFAHEFGAEVVIDPNSDSIENSVLAWTNGRRADVCLATVGIPHVIESCIKLVGERGRVVLFGGGGAGQTINIDPNWIHYKEISVIGSEWIGVGGKEEKDLYRIATEWISEGKISVNQLISHRFPMNEIHNAYKLIMSGQAMKVILQMNKQ
- a CDS encoding FGGY-family carbohydrate kinase; protein product: MLLIGVDIGTSSTKGVLVDESGRIIASHLVFHSVNRPQPTWAEQDADQVWWGGFVAVVRSLMSQAPKRSKIAGIGVSGTCPTLLPVDYNGKPLRPGILYSIDRRAIEEINEINSKVGPKEILESSGNVLSTQCIGPKMLWLMRHEPQLYKRTKWFLGTNGYVVLRLTGVACWDHFSAGDGGYGYDFSNCKWDVDALNRMGIDFSLLPQLRWSTELVGTVISDAARETGLPEGTPVIAGVGDAAAEMVSTGVIEDGSLVLLYGSSLVTMSSVRKPYVSSGFILTPGLEPDNYFVSSVLGTGCALIEWLRNVLNWNDRVPDYDLLENEAMLVKPGSNDLIIIPYLTGQRSPEVNPNMFGAILGINQSHTFGHLYRASLEGMAFALRYSLSKLEKAGLLKDYEIVAGGGGSKSELWTQIVTNVCRREQKLISGSVQAPIGSAFLAGKAVGIFSSENLKKWVTYQKTIRVQKNMADIYDHSYGLFMKYLGLLAQNI
- a CDS encoding family 10 glycosylhydrolase, with amino-acid sequence MSLKEGRALWVETQQDEILKGGFNAKGVKQIVDDSKYLGVNMLLWLVKARMANTAPALWYPSEIGLSHEACYDYDSFGDVIKMSHDVGIEVHAYFSIFTEGDIGAKAVRGKLPQLAQHPEWAVVDRKGRRSEFVCASHLGYREYLGSLVQEVIEKYPVDGINIDFIRYPRSVCFCDNCRKNIKERFNLTMDQTVDLLNAKGFDSLDPEALATALDRAGSVINYYNQNVHDTVEYLHNVVKANSINVKLSAAVFPNPRTAPSQVYCDWIGFSKFLDFVCPMVYWYSPEYYRQTIERLRASIPERTKLYPGISALGIPHPLAGENINFLSKAPDMNYVAKLIDIAREVNTPGIAIFQYGTIFDHKPGAYTGKKWGTPVVGDLQLLRQRFVEKAIPAHAN